Proteins co-encoded in one Pleurodeles waltl isolate 20211129_DDA chromosome 2_2, aPleWal1.hap1.20221129, whole genome shotgun sequence genomic window:
- the RPS20 gene encoding small ribosomal subunit protein uS10 yields MAFKDAGKAPVEQEVAIHRIRITLTSRNVKSLEKVCADLIRGAKEKNLKVKGPVRMPTKTLRITTRKTPCGEGSKTWDRFQMRIHKRLIDLHSPSEIVKQITSISIEPGVEVEVTIADA; encoded by the exons ATG gcctttaaaGACGCCGGTAAAGCACCTGTGGAGCAGGAAGTAGCTATCCACCGCATCAGAATCACCCTGACTAGTCGCAATGTGAAGTCACTTGAAAAAG tgTGTGCTGATCTGATTAGAGGCGCTAAAGAGAAAAACCTGAAAGTGAAGGGACCAGTTCGCATGCCCACCAAG aCTCTGCGTATTACCACTCGAAAAACACCTTGTGGAGAAGGTTCAAAGACTTGGGATCGTTTCCAGATGCGTATTCACAAGCGCTTGATTGACCTTCATAGTCCTTCTGAGATTGTGAAGCAGATCACATCCATCAGTATAGAGCCTGGGGTAGAAGTGGAAGTTACCATTGCTGATGCATAA